CAACGACAACCTGCTGCAGAACGCCATGCAGAAGTTTTCGGAAGAAGTGATGGGCAAGCAGTACATGCAGAAAATGCTGAGCGAGGAAACGATCAAGAAATACCTGGCAGACGAGGTGATCAAGAAGCAGATCGGCGAAAAATTGCTTCAGCCCATGGTGAATCAACTCTCGGTCATTCCGGGCGCCAAGGCCTTTCAGGGCATGGTGGAAAAGGTGGTCCCCGGGCAGATGACGGCGACCGACCGCAACTTTGGCGAACTGAAAACCACGACCGAGGCCGTGCTGGATGGAAAGCACAAGATGGAAGATGCCGTCACGGCGTTCTTCAAGGGGGAGACGCCCCCCGCCTGTCCGAAGGTTTCGGGCGAGTTGACCGACAACTGCGTCAAGGCGCGTAGTGCCCTGGCCGCGCAGCTGCAGGAAATCCGGACTCTCTCCGATTCGCTGGAATCCCGCAACAACGCTTTGCGCGACATGCTCGTCGACAAGAACTACAGCTCCCTGGCAGAGCTTCAGCAAAAGCAGTATGTCATGCTGACCCTGCAGACCATCATTGCCAACGACAACATGCGCATGCAAACGGCCATGGCCGCCTACCAGAACATGCGCGCACTCTACCAGGAGAAATACAACGAAGCCGTTCAGGCGCGTACCAATGGCGGGTCCGGGACGCTGCTCGAATCGGTCAGTCGTGGGGCGATTGCTGCTGCAGGCGTTACGGCAGGAAGGGCGGCTGCGCAGCAAGTTGGCTCCAACCGAATCTTCGGTCGCTGATCTCGCACGATTTCGGAGCACGCAAGCATGCTTGACGGATACATATCTGCTGCGCTATTTGAAGAAATCCGCAGCTACATCGTCGACCTGATCGGACAGTTCGGCTATGCCGGCCTCGGTCGCATGATGGCGTTTGCAGGCGCAGTAGGCACCGTGTGGCTGACCATCTGGTTCATGGTGCAGGGCTATCGAATCGCGACCGGGCAAAGTCGCGAAAGCCTGCACGTCTTCATCGTGCGTGCGATCACCGTGACGGCGATTGTGGCGGTGGCGCAGGGGCTGGCCATTTTCGGTCAAGACCTAGCCAGCCTTGTTCTGGACTTGCGCAACAGCATTGCCCTGGCCATCACCGGAGGGGAATACGAAGACCCCTCCAAAATGGTCGGCAAGGTGCTGACAGGCATGCTCACCTTGCAAGTAGCCATGGACCTGGCGCCGGTGTTGGGCCCATCGTCGGGCAACAACCTCAATATGGCGAACACTTTGTCGTTCATCACGGGAGCCGGCCAGGCGTTACCGGCCTTGATCGCCGGGGGCCTCATGCTCCTGAACGAAATCGCCATGCACCTGTGCCTGGTGATGGCACCGCTATGCCTGCTCGCCTATGTCTTCGAGCAAACCCGCTTCATGTTCGTCACCTGGGCCAAGTTCACCGTCAACACCCTGTTCAGCATGGTTGTCATCACGGTCGTCACCGTGATCGCGCTCAAGGCCACCATCATGCTGGGAACCGCGCTGCTGGCCATGGATGGGGTTTCCTCAGGACTGGCCTTTGCGAGCGTCACCACAGGCACGCTCTACCTGCGCGACATCGCAACCATCTCGGGCGGACTGGGGATGCTCCTGACCACGCTGATCCTGGGGACCCCGCCGCTGATGACTAACTTCTTCAGTGGTCAGGTTGGTGCAATCTTTAGTGGGTATAACCAGGTGGGTAGTGTTGCTGCTGGCAACAAGCCGGCGGCCGGGTCACAGGATTTTTTGAGATCTAGAAACTCCCATGAGAATGAAGAGAGTGCTGTTCATAAGCATAAAGCGATGCCGGAGTTGAAAAGGTAATATTCGTACAATGTGATTATGAAAAAAATTTATACATTTTTATTTATTATTCTTCTTGCTTGTTTTGTTGAGGCTCAGCCTATTAATCCGTGGTTGGCTGACGGGATAAATAGGGGAATTCAAGAGGGTCGACAGGTTAACGGATATCCAAGGTATGAAACGAGAGATTGGGAAACGCAGAAGATAAAAAAACTGCGTGATACGAAATTTTATGGAGCGATAGCAATGACTCCTGACAATCCATCTGCACTGACTTGGGGGGGTGGGGAGCTGAGTGAGTCTGCAACACGTGAAAAAGCATTGGGTGCTTGTCCTAAATCAAATTGCCGCATTGTGGCTTCGTTTTCTAATACATGTGCAATGGTGGCATTGCCGGATGGCAGTAAAGGAATCGACGATATTTTTGTCGGAATGGACCAGAATCCGGAAATTGCAATTGATAAGGCGTATGGGAGTTGTGAGAAGAAGTTCGGAAAGGGGCGGTGTCATTATTTAGGGCGCGAGAAAAATGCAAAGCACACCGCCTTCTGCGTCGGTTACGACTACGGCATCTATTCCACCAAATAATTCAAATAAAACTATCCACCCAAGCGCCCCCGCATCTTCCTGCGGGGTGCTGGCATAGCCTCCGCCGTCACCCTCACCAACTCCCCCAACCACTCCCGCCTCTCCCACAAATCCGCCTCAACCAGCAAATACATCTTCGCCCCCGGATAAGGCGCTCCTTCCACCACGGGATCCTGCATGGCGCGCCCCGCCACGGTCGGCTTTACAAACAGCTGGTCATCACACACAAACGCCACCGGCTTGCCATCCCAGTACACGCAATATTCCCCGAACATCTTGCGTGTGGTAATGGGGAGAGAGCGGTCCAGCTGGTCCAGCAGAAAATCCATGGTTTGCGGCGACGTTCCCATGTGCTGCTCCTCGGTCGGTCATTCAATCGGTATACACCACCCGGATATGCGGCACGCTGCGCACCCCGGGTTGCTGACGGAGAAATTCACGCAAGAACTCCACCAGCTTTTTTTCGCACAAGGCGATCACGGCCGGATCAGAGGCCAGTAGCCGGCCCTTGCTGGCGGATTCATCCGCGGCCTTGGCATACAGCTGAATCACGGCAGCCTTTTCATCCGTCAGCACTCCGCCGGACAAGACTTTGTAGCGCAAATTGCGCACGGCGGGGCTGGCGACCATGCGCGGCTTCTTCAGCCGTATCTCCAGCCCGTCTGCCGTCGTCCGCAAATCAAACTGCCCCGGCCCCAGGTCATAGCCAAACGGGTATTCCGCCGTGTACCAGACTGCCACAGTGCCGCTGGAAGAAAATCCGAGCAGAAAGCGCTCGATGACTTCCGTCACGCCTTCGTCACGCACCACCGTCGCAGTCAGCAACTTGGTGTGCTCGGCCAGCGCCTGCTTGCCCAATGTCAGATAGCTGGTATAGCGCGAATAGCCCAGCAATTCTTCCTGCGTCCGGGTAACGGCCTGCTGCAGCGTGTGCGCCTGTTGTTCAGCCACCTGCAGCCGCCCGCCCATGACCCACCACGTCAGCCCCGCGCTGGCAGCGGCCGCCAGCAATGCAGTCGCAACCGGCAGCAGCCAGGCACCACGGGCCACTGCAGTTTCAGCGGTGCCGGGCATCGCCGTTCAGCCCCGCCAATCGTTACACGTCACGCACAATGCCGCGGCGCGCATGCTCGATCTTGGTGCACTTGTTCGACACCACGTTCAGGCCCGCAGCCGCCGCCTTTTGTTCGGCTTCCGGATGGTGGATGGAGAGTTGCAGCCACAGCGTTTTCGCGCCGATCGCAATCGCCTGATCGGCCACCGGCGGCACATCCTCGCTCTTGCGGAATACGTCCACCATGTCGATCGGATGCTCGCCCGCATCCTTCAGCGCTTTGGCCGCCGCTTCCAGATCGGCATAGGGCGTTTCACCCAGCACCTTCTCGCCTTTCTGGGCCAGCACCGGGTTGACCGGAATGATGCGATAGCCGCCGGCCTGCAGGTAGTGGGCCACTTCGTGGCTGGCACGCTCCGGGTTGTCGGACATGCCGACAATCGCCACCGTGCGGGTCGTTTCGAGGATGTGGGTGATATCGTCCATGGAACAAGTCTCCTGGCAGTGAAAAAACCGTTATTTCAGGGTAGATAGCGCCTCTTGCACGGCGTTCAAGGTCAGCACTTCGGTCAGCACCTGGGGCTGGCCGGGCTTTCCGGGGTCGTGCAGCGCATACACCGGCACGC
The DNA window shown above is from Brachymonas denitrificans and carries:
- a CDS encoding TfoX/Sxy family protein, with amino-acid sequence MGTSPQTMDFLLDQLDRSLPITTRKMFGEYCVYWDGKPVAFVCDDQLFVKPTVAGRAMQDPVVEGAPYPGAKMYLLVEADLWERREWLGELVRVTAEAMPAPRRKMRGRLGG
- a CDS encoding DUF4189 domain-containing protein gives rise to the protein MKKIYTFLFIILLACFVEAQPINPWLADGINRGIQEGRQVNGYPRYETRDWETQKIKKLRDTKFYGAIAMTPDNPSALTWGGGELSESATREKALGACPKSNCRIVASFSNTCAMVALPDGSKGIDDIFVGMDQNPEIAIDKAYGSCEKKFGKGRCHYLGREKNAKHTAFCVGYDYGIYSTK
- a CDS encoding CoA-binding protein, with amino-acid sequence MDDITHILETTRTVAIVGMSDNPERASHEVAHYLQAGGYRIIPVNPVLAQKGEKVLGETPYADLEAAAKALKDAGEHPIDMVDVFRKSEDVPPVADQAIAIGAKTLWLQLSIHHPEAEQKAAAAGLNVVSNKCTKIEHARRGIVRDV
- a CDS encoding type IV secretion system protein codes for the protein MLDGYISAALFEEIRSYIVDLIGQFGYAGLGRMMAFAGAVGTVWLTIWFMVQGYRIATGQSRESLHVFIVRAITVTAIVAVAQGLAIFGQDLASLVLDLRNSIALAITGGEYEDPSKMVGKVLTGMLTLQVAMDLAPVLGPSSGNNLNMANTLSFITGAGQALPALIAGGLMLLNEIAMHLCLVMAPLCLLAYVFEQTRFMFVTWAKFTVNTLFSMVVITVVTVIALKATIMLGTALLAMDGVSSGLAFASVTTGTLYLRDIATISGGLGMLLTTLILGTPPLMTNFFSGQVGAIFSGYNQVGSVAAGNKPAAGSQDFLRSRNSHENEESAVHKHKAMPELKR